The sequence CAAGATTGTGGAAGACGGACCTTTGAACCCAACCGAGATTGTGGAAGACGGACATTTGAACGCAACTGACAGAGAGATTGTGGAAGACGGACCTTTGAACCCAACCGAGATTGTGGAAGACGGACATTTGAACGCAACTGACAGAGAGATTGTGGAAGAAGGACCTTTGAACCCAACTGACAGCGAGATTGTGGAAGAAGGACCTTTGAAAGCAACCGAGATTGTGGAAGAAGGACCTTTGAAAGCAACCGAGATTGTGGAAGAAGGACCTTTGAACGCAACTGACAGAGAGATTGTGGAAGAAGGACCTTTGAACCCAACCGAGATTGTGGAAGAAGGACCTTTGAACCCAACCGAGATTGTGGAAGACGGACATTTGAACGCAACTGACAGAGAGATTGTGGAAGACAGACCTTTGAGCCCAACCGAGATTGTGGAAGACGGACATTTGAACGCAACTGACAGAGAGATTGTGGAAGAAGGACCTTTGAACCCAACTGACAGCGAGATTGTGGAAGAAGGACCTTTGAAAGCAACCGAGATTGTGGAAGAAGGACCTTTGAAAGCAACCGAGATTGTGGAAGAAGGACCTTTGAAAGCAACCGAGATTGTGGAAGAAGGATCTTTGAAAGCAACCGAGATTGTGGAAGATGGACCTTTGAACACAACTGACAGAGAGATTGTGGAAGAAGGACCTTTGAACCCAACCGAGATTGTGGAAGAAGGACCTTTGAACGCAACTGACAGAGAGATTGTGGAAGAAGGACCTTTGAACCCAACCGAGATTGTGGAAGAAGGACCTTTGAACCCAACCGAGATTGTGGAAGACGGACCTTTGAACGCAACTGACAGCGAGATTGTGGAAGAAGGACCTTTGAACCCAACCGAGATTGTGGAAGAAGGACCTTTGAACCCAACCGAGATTGTGGAAGACGGACCTTTGAACGCAACTGACAGAGAGATTGTGGAAGAAGGACCTTTGAACCCAACCGAGATTGTGGAAGACGGACCTTTGAACGTAACTGACAGAGAGATTGTGGAAGACGGACCTTTGAACGTAACTGACAGCGAGATTGTGGAAGAAGGACCTTTGAACCCAACCGAGATTGTGGAAGATGGACCTTTGAACGCAACTGACAGCGAGATTGTGGAAGACGGACATTTGAACGTAACTCACACCGAGATTGTGAAAGAAGCAGCATTTAGGAAAACTGGTATGAAACTATTTAAATCTATAAAGGGGTTGAATTAGGATGGTGAAGGTATTAAAATTGTCTTCATAATTGATTGCATCTTCCCTATTCCCCCCAATGACACCTTGAATGTAACCGACATAGAGGATGCGAAAGAAGAACCTGTTTGGAAAGCTGGTATCAAAACTATTTGTTCATAGGCAACACTGGGGGTTCAATTGGGATGTTGAAGGTAGATTATTGTTCTTCATAATTGGTTGGATTTTGTCAACAGAAGGCCTTAAAGTCTTCACTGTTCCCTCAATGTAACCGCAGCATTTGAAGGTACAGCCTGGAAGCTTAGTTTGTACTACTGCACTATACCTTCAACCTTTACTCGTGAGCGCCCCCTAGTGGAAACTGTTGCTGAGTGATATTTCAAACATTGTCATTATTTTAATTTCCATGTTTCTCTTTCGTATCCATAGCATACATTATCAAAAGCATAACGTGCTTTCCAAACGTCACTAAAATGGAAACAACATTTGGAGTTTGGATGCAAGATGCAGCTGAACGATTGAACGATAACCACATTTGGATGGCTGGACACTTTTCAGGTACAGTGTTTTTGGTTTTGTCGTAAAGGAAATACCAGTAACATTGAGGAACCGTGTTTTAATAAAATAGGGAAAACTCAAGGCCAAAGAAATAAATCAGCTGGTACAATACATCACATAAGTTGCAACAATGAATCCATTTCCAGTAGAAAGATACTGTGTGTGCGCGATTTACATTTGGCTTTCAGGTCGAGTCTTGCAGGAGTACAAGAGCATTGCATCATTTCCTAACGGCAGGTCTATTGACATGAGGAAGTTCTACCAGGGTTGTGGCCACATCATCTACAATGGGTCTGTTTACTATCACAATGCAGGAACCTCGAAAGTTGTCAAGTAAGTGTTTCTTTACTGCAGTTGAAAGCAACACGTATATTAtcaggtaaaaaatatatatattttgtacatGATTCTaagtgttttatccattctcaaTATTTTGCTTTTACAGGGATAACCTGAAGACCAGGAGATTACAGACACTGGCCATTGAGGATGCTCTTTACCACAATCGAACCTATCTCTTCCACAACTCCAAGACGTACTTTAAGTTTGCTGTGGACGAGA is a genomic window of Oncorhynchus keta strain PuntledgeMale-10-30-2019 unplaced genomic scaffold, Oket_V2 Un_contig_6089_pilon_pilon, whole genome shotgun sequence containing:
- the LOC118375960 gene encoding uncharacterized protein LOC118375960, whose translation is MCLTGSPGPPGTPGVDGKPGVNATEGISGPPGPAGRRGKKGLPGERGEPGVKGDVGDPGPPGLKDETSNDIFIEGPPGPRGPPGPAGPPGLPGPPATLEDPEPSRNRTMRAQLLENTCFHQDNMSDSLGTENAATSSDTLNVTNAETVNRTIRAQANMSSESVNMASSNDMNVTDTENEESNNRQMTYIEIVEEGPWNASEIVEEGPLNPTEIVEEGPLNPTEIVEDGPLNPTEIVEDGPLNPTEIVEEGPLNTTEIVEDGPLNPTEIVEEGPLNATEIVEEGPLNATEIVEDGPLNPTEIVEDGPLNATDREIVEEGPLNPTDSEIVEEGPLNTTKIVEDGPLNPTEIVEDGHLNATDREIVEDGPLNPTEIVEDGHLNATDREIVEEGPLNPTDSEIVEEGPLKATEIVEEGPLKATEIVEEGPLNATDREIVEEGPLNPTEIVEEGPLNPTEIVEDGHLNATDREIVEDRPLSPTEIVEDGHLNATDREIVEEGPLNPTDSEIVEEGPLKATEIVEEGPLKATEIVEEGPLKATEIVEEGSLKATEIVEDGPLNTTDREIVEEGPLNPTEIVEEGPLNATDREIVEEGPLNPTEIVEEGPLNPTEIVEDGPLNATDSEIVEEGPLNPTEIVEEGPLNPTEIVEDGPLNATDREIVEEGPLNPTEIVEDGPLNVTDREIVEDGPLNVTDSEIVEEGPLNPTEIVEDGPLNATDSEIVEDGHLNVTHTEIVKEAAFRKTAYIIKSITCFPNVTKMETTFGVWMQDAAERLNDNHIWMAGHFSGRVLQEYKSIASFPNGRSIDMRKFYQGCGHIIYNGSVYYHNAGTSKVVKDNLKTRRLQTLAIEDALYHNRTYLFHNSKTYFKFAVDENGLWLIYASAISGTVMVAKLNHKRFSVSSVVSTSYPVPNAGNAFVACGVLYLTDTKDTKVTHAFDLMKEKPLNVSLDLRSANGIMAMLSYYPENQLLYMWDNSYVKICQAYFTLDQKSLVKCCGRK